Proteins encoded by one window of bacterium:
- the ygiD gene encoding 4,5-DOPA dioxygenase extradiol: MSAPMPALFVGHGNPMNAIGSNEWTRGWAAIGASLPRPRAVLAVSAHWYLDETAVTAMPAPRTIHDFAGFPPELSAVRYAAPGDPDLAERVAGLLAPTPVRRDRAWGLDHGTWAVLVHIFPRADVPVVQLAIDATKPPEFHRALGWRLASLRDEGVLVLASGNLVHNLHAYAWGQRAARPYDWALRFEQTARELLVAGHDEPLVAYEELGEDALLSVPTPDHYLPLLYVLGLRRRGDAVSFPVEGIDGGSVSMLAVRLG; the protein is encoded by the coding sequence ATGAGCGCACCGATGCCGGCGCTGTTCGTCGGCCACGGCAACCCGATGAACGCGATCGGGAGCAACGAGTGGACGCGTGGGTGGGCGGCCATCGGCGCCTCGCTGCCGCGGCCGCGAGCCGTCCTCGCCGTGTCGGCGCACTGGTACCTGGACGAGACCGCCGTGACGGCGATGCCGGCGCCGCGGACGATCCACGACTTCGCGGGCTTCCCGCCGGAGCTGTCGGCCGTGCGCTACGCGGCGCCCGGGGACCCCGACCTCGCGGAGCGCGTGGCGGGCCTGCTCGCGCCCACGCCCGTGCGCCGCGACCGCGCGTGGGGGCTCGACCACGGGACCTGGGCGGTGCTCGTCCACATCTTTCCGCGCGCCGACGTCCCGGTCGTGCAGCTCGCCATCGACGCGACGAAGCCGCCCGAGTTCCACCGCGCGCTCGGGTGGCGGCTGGCGTCGCTGCGCGACGAGGGGGTCCTCGTGCTCGCGAGCGGCAACCTCGTGCACAACCTGCACGCCTACGCCTGGGGCCAGCGCGCGGCGCGCCCGTACGACTGGGCGCTGCGGTTCGAGCAGACCGCCCGGGAGCTGCTGGTCGCGGGCCACGACGAGCCGCTCGTCGCCTACGAGGAGCTGGGCGAGGACGCGTTGCTGAGCGTGCCGACCCCCGATCACTACCTGCCGCTGCTCTACGTGCTCGGTCTGCGCCGGCGCGGCGATGCGGTGAGCTTCCCGGTCGAGGGGATCGACGGCGGCTCGGTGTCGATGCTGGCGGTGCGGCTCGGCTGA
- a CDS encoding class I SAM-dependent methyltransferase codes for METAYGGLAAHYALLFPLNERQREFFACLLEAEPVASVLDVGCGTGEHLAWFSERGVRGWGLEPDGAMVRELRRRAWRGTVPTLVQAGAEALPDAIGEPVDLVLCLGNTLPHLRGGEAIREALRRMAGALAPGGRLVVQTVNFDKVLAAGASSFPVIERALPDGGRVSLHRRYDLGGLPERVLFETRLVTPAGEHEAAWPLVPLRREELVGFAGEAGLGRIELFGDYTRVPFGADSPALILVGRRA; via the coding sequence ATGGAGACGGCCTACGGCGGCCTGGCGGCGCACTACGCGCTCCTGTTTCCGCTGAACGAGCGGCAGCGGGAGTTCTTCGCATGCCTGCTCGAGGCGGAGCCGGTCGCGTCGGTGCTCGACGTGGGCTGCGGCACCGGCGAGCACCTCGCCTGGTTCTCGGAGCGCGGGGTGCGCGGCTGGGGGCTCGAGCCCGACGGGGCCATGGTCCGCGAGCTGCGCCGCCGCGCATGGCGGGGGACGGTCCCGACGCTCGTGCAGGCGGGCGCCGAGGCGCTGCCGGACGCGATCGGGGAGCCGGTGGACCTCGTGCTGTGCCTCGGGAACACGCTGCCGCACCTGCGGGGCGGCGAGGCGATCCGGGAGGCTCTGCGCCGCATGGCCGGGGCGCTCGCCCCCGGCGGCCGCCTCGTCGTCCAGACGGTGAACTTCGACAAGGTGCTGGCGGCGGGCGCGTCGTCGTTCCCGGTCATCGAGCGCGCGCTGCCGGACGGCGGGCGCGTCTCGCTGCACCGCCGGTACGATCTCGGCGGGCTGCCGGAGCGCGTGCTGTTCGAGACGCGTCTCGTGACCCCGGCGGGGGAGCACGAGGCGGCCTGGCCGCTGGTGCCGCTGCGGCGCGAGGAGCTCGTCGGCTTCGCCGGGGAGGCCGGGCTCGGGCGCATCGAGCTGTTCGGCGACTACACCCGCGTCCCCTTCGGCGCCGACTCGCCGGCGCTGATCCTCGTCGGACGGAGGGCATAG
- a CDS encoding crotonase/enoyl-CoA hydratase family protein encodes MESRVQYEADGDLVVITLNRPERRNAIDAAATAQLRDALDRLEGDERARVGILTGAGDRAFCAGMDLKAFAAGEGPAIVEGRGGFAGFTAYQRTKPVIAAVNGAALGGGCEIVLACDLVVAAETAVLGLPEVKRGLFASSGGALRLPLMIPRVRALELLLTGDAIDAAAALSLGLVNRVVPAARVLEEARALGRRISANAPLSVRATLAVARAACGPTEAHWSVTNSEWYGIVNSEDAREGPAAFAEKRPPRWQGR; translated from the coding sequence ATGGAGTCGCGAGTCCAGTACGAAGCCGACGGCGACCTCGTCGTCATCACCCTGAACCGGCCGGAGCGCCGCAACGCGATCGACGCCGCCGCGACCGCGCAGCTGCGGGACGCGCTGGACCGCCTCGAGGGCGACGAGCGCGCCCGGGTGGGCATCCTCACCGGCGCCGGCGACCGCGCCTTCTGCGCCGGGATGGACCTCAAGGCCTTCGCCGCGGGGGAGGGGCCGGCGATCGTGGAGGGCCGCGGCGGCTTCGCCGGCTTCACGGCCTACCAGCGGACGAAGCCGGTCATCGCCGCGGTCAACGGCGCCGCGCTCGGCGGCGGCTGCGAGATCGTCCTCGCCTGCGACCTCGTCGTGGCCGCGGAGACGGCGGTCCTCGGCCTCCCCGAGGTCAAGCGCGGCCTCTTCGCCTCCTCGGGCGGCGCGCTGCGCCTGCCCCTGATGATCCCGCGGGTCCGCGCGCTGGAGCTGCTGCTCACCGGGGACGCGATCGACGCCGCCGCGGCGCTGTCGCTCGGGCTGGTCAACCGCGTCGTGCCGGCGGCGCGCGTGCTGGAGGAGGCCAGGGCGCTCGGGCGGCGCATCAGCGCGAACGCGCCGCTCTCGGTGCGCGCGACGCTCGCGGTGGCTCGCGCGGCCTGCGGGCCGACCGAGGCGCACTGGAGCGTCACCAACTCGGAATGGTACGGCATCGTGAACAGCGAGGACGCCCGCGAGGGACCGGCGGCGTTCGCGGAGAAGCGCCCGCCGCGCTGGCAGGGGCGTTAG
- a CDS encoding response regulator: MTRVLVVDDVAENRYLLETLLRGSGYEVTAAANGAEALEIARRDPPDLVVTDILMPVMDGFALCREWKTDERLKGIPFVFYTATYTEPKDEQFALSLGAERFFVKPQRPDELLRLLQEVLDAAAAGRLALSGKAPPPGPEFLEDHNAALIRKLEKKMAQLQEANAALEREIVERKRVEAELTYRNTVLTTQQEASLDGILVVDEAGRLVSWNSRFLEMWGIPPEVVALRSEERALACALDKVVDPGGFMTRIRHLYQHPELRSRELIEVKGNRLFDRYSAPILDAKGAGRGRVWYFRDVTEQRKLEEQLRQAQKMEAVGALAGGIAHDFNNILSAISGYSSLLQMKLEPGDERLQMVDEILAASEKAAGLTRSMLAFSRKQPMDLRPVDVNEMIRAIQKLLERLIGEDIEFTVTGSPETLIVQSDVGQLEHVLINLITNARDAMRHGGRLTIGTAPFVLAADQDGLKAGTYALITVSDTGCGIPREIQQHIFEPFFTTKEVGKGTGLGLAMAYAIVKRHRGAIRLYSEPGEGTTFRIYLPVVAAAVPEAATPAPIVLPTGHETILLVEDNEGVRQATRTMLREFGYAVLEAVDGEDALRVFRGNEDRIALVLCDLIMPRRNGRETVEELRRIRPGLRAIFTSGYTPDVIAQKGLLAEGSPFLSKPVSMIDLIRKIRDVLDAP, translated from the coding sequence GTGACCCGCGTCCTGGTCGTCGACGACGTCGCCGAGAACCGCTATCTGCTCGAGACGCTGCTGCGCGGGAGCGGGTACGAGGTCACGGCCGCCGCCAACGGCGCCGAGGCGCTGGAGATCGCCCGGCGGGACCCGCCGGACCTCGTCGTGACCGACATCCTGATGCCGGTCATGGACGGCTTCGCGCTCTGCCGCGAGTGGAAGACCGACGAGCGGCTCAAGGGGATCCCCTTCGTGTTCTACACGGCGACCTACACCGAGCCCAAGGACGAGCAGTTCGCGCTGAGCCTGGGCGCGGAGCGCTTCTTCGTCAAGCCGCAGCGCCCGGACGAGCTGCTGCGGCTGCTCCAGGAGGTGCTCGACGCCGCCGCCGCGGGCCGGCTGGCGCTCAGCGGCAAGGCGCCGCCGCCCGGCCCCGAGTTCCTCGAGGACCACAACGCCGCGCTGATCCGCAAGCTCGAGAAGAAGATGGCCCAGCTCCAGGAGGCCAACGCCGCGCTGGAGCGGGAGATCGTCGAGCGCAAGCGCGTCGAGGCCGAGCTGACGTACCGCAACACCGTCCTCACGACCCAGCAGGAGGCGTCGCTCGACGGGATCCTGGTGGTCGACGAGGCGGGCCGGCTCGTCTCCTGGAACAGCCGCTTCCTCGAGATGTGGGGGATCCCGCCCGAGGTCGTCGCGCTGCGGTCGGAGGAGCGGGCGCTGGCCTGCGCCCTCGACAAGGTCGTGGACCCCGGCGGCTTCATGACGCGGATCCGGCACCTGTACCAGCATCCGGAGCTGCGCAGCCGCGAGCTGATCGAGGTCAAGGGCAACCGCCTGTTCGACCGCTACTCGGCGCCGATCCTCGACGCTAAGGGCGCCGGTCGCGGGCGGGTCTGGTACTTCCGGGACGTGACCGAGCAGCGCAAGCTGGAGGAGCAGCTGCGCCAGGCCCAGAAGATGGAGGCGGTCGGCGCGCTCGCGGGCGGCATCGCCCACGACTTCAACAACATCCTCTCGGCGATCAGCGGCTACAGCAGCCTCCTGCAGATGAAGCTCGAGCCCGGCGACGAGCGGCTGCAGATGGTCGACGAGATCCTCGCGGCGTCGGAGAAGGCGGCGGGGCTGACGCGCAGCATGCTCGCCTTCAGCCGCAAGCAGCCGATGGACCTGCGCCCGGTCGACGTCAACGAGATGATCCGCGCGATCCAGAAGCTGCTGGAGCGGCTCATCGGCGAGGACATCGAGTTCACCGTCACCGGCTCGCCGGAGACGCTGATCGTGCAGTCCGATGTCGGGCAGCTCGAGCACGTGCTGATCAACCTGATCACCAACGCCCGCGACGCGATGCGCCACGGCGGGCGCCTGACCATCGGCACCGCGCCGTTCGTGCTCGCGGCGGACCAGGACGGCCTCAAGGCGGGGACGTACGCGCTGATCACCGTCTCGGACACCGGGTGCGGCATCCCCCGCGAGATCCAGCAGCACATCTTCGAGCCCTTCTTCACGACGAAGGAGGTCGGCAAGGGCACCGGTCTCGGCCTGGCCATGGCCTACGCCATCGTCAAGAGGCACCGCGGGGCGATCCGCCTCTACAGCGAGCCGGGCGAGGGGACGACGTTCAGGATCTACCTGCCGGTCGTGGCGGCCGCGGTCCCCGAGGCCGCCACGCCCGCGCCCATCGTGCTGCCGACCGGGCACGAGACGATCCTGCTCGTGGAGGACAACGAGGGCGTGCGGCAGGCGACGCGGACCATGCTCAGGGAGTTCGGGTACGCCGTCCTGGAGGCCGTTGACGGCGAGGACGCGCTGCGCGTCTTCCGCGGGAACGAGGACCGCATCGCGCTGGTGCTCTGCGACCTGATCATGCCCCGTCGCAACGGCCGGGAGACCGTCGAGGAGCTGCGCCGGATCCGGCCGGGCCTCAGGGCGATCTTCACGAGCGGCTACACGCCCGACGTCATCGCCCAGAAGGGGCTGCTGGCGGAGGGGAGCCCCTTCCTCTCCAAGCCGGTGAGCATGATCGACCTCATCCGGAAAATCCGGGACGTCCTGGACGCGCCGTAG
- a CDS encoding peptidylprolyl isomerase encodes MKIADNQFVSIDYRLTLESGEEVDRSPEGCPLGFVTGTGSIIPGLEDALMGREAGEAFRVTVEPEQAYGPVQQELLQIIPRERFPAGVEIAPGMEFQARGPRGPIALKVTSVAADAITVDLNHPLAGKRLIFDVTVAEVREPREEELPQFTGGGCACGPAEQSACGCGPDGAGGGCGSSSSGGGCGCG; translated from the coding sequence GTGAAGATTGCGGACAACCAGTTCGTCTCGATCGACTACCGCCTGACCCTGGAGTCGGGGGAGGAGGTCGATCGCTCCCCGGAGGGGTGCCCCCTGGGGTTCGTCACGGGCACGGGCAGCATCATTCCCGGCCTCGAGGACGCCCTCATGGGCCGGGAGGCCGGCGAGGCCTTCCGGGTGACCGTCGAGCCCGAGCAGGCGTACGGGCCGGTGCAGCAGGAGCTCTTGCAGATCATCCCGCGTGAGCGGTTCCCGGCAGGGGTGGAGATCGCCCCGGGGATGGAGTTCCAGGCGCGGGGACCGCGCGGCCCGATCGCGCTGAAGGTCACCTCGGTCGCCGCCGACGCCATCACGGTCGACCTGAACCACCCGCTGGCCGGCAAGCGGCTGATCTTCGACGTGACGGTCGCGGAGGTGCGCGAGCCGCGCGAGGAGGAGCTGCCGCAGTTCACGGGCGGAGGCTGCGCGTGCGGCCCGGCCGAGCAGAGCGCCTGCGGCTGCGGGCCCGA